In Vidua macroura isolate BioBank_ID:100142 chromosome 7, ASM2450914v1, whole genome shotgun sequence, a single genomic region encodes these proteins:
- the STRADB gene encoding STE20-related kinase adapter protein beta isoform X1 has translation MSCLDCSCILRTPVESIRPEELSQSSIHECLADSDLAWIPPSTGKNEMVFCSSNVSHYELQLEIGRRFNNLTSVYLARHTPTDRQVAVRITDLENCSEEHLKALQNEVVLSHFFQHPNIMTFWTVFTAGSWLWVISPFMAYGSAKHLLKTYFPEGMSEALIGNILFGAIRGLNYMHQNGYIHRNIKASHILISEDGLVSLSGLNNLYSLVSNGQKSKVVYDFPQFSTSVLPWLSPELLRQDLSGYNMKSDIYSVGITACELANGHVPFQDMPRTQMLLQKLKGPTYCPWDIHTFPRGESRMKNSRSGVDSGIGESMTRTMTSERLQMPFSKTFSPAFHNLVELCLQQDPEKRPSASSLLSHTFFKQIKEQTQNSLLSLLPPPIQNNRSEFLALPSTAVGTELGRIATNQDDTDWEF, from the exons ATGTCTTGTTTG GACTGCTCCTGTATTCTGCGTACACCAGTTGAATCAATCAGACCAGAAGAGCTATCACAGAGCAGCATCCATGAATGCCTG GCTGATTCTGATCTAGCCTGGATTCCCCCATCTACAGGAAAGAATGAAATGGTATTTTGCTCTTCTAATGTCTCTCATTATGAACTCCAGCTGGAAATAG GAAGGAGGTTCAACAATTTAACTTCAGTCTACCTTGCACGGCATACACCTACAGACAGGCAAGTTGCTGTAAGGATCACAGACCTTGAAAATTGCTCTGAAGAGCACTTGAAAGCCTTACAG AATGAGGTGGTTTTATCACACTTTTTCCAGCATCCCAACATAATGACATTTTGGACAGTGTTTACAGCTGGAAGCTGGCTTTGGGTCATCTCCCCATTCATGGCCTATG GTTCAGCTAAACACCTGCTGAAGACTTACTTTCCTGAAGGAATGAGTGAAGCTTTGATAGGAAACATTCTGTTTGGTGCAATCAGAGGATTAAATTACATGCACCAGAATGGATATATTCACAG GAATATTAAAGCAAGCCACATTCTGATTTCAGAGGATGGGCTAGTTTCTCTCTCTGGCTTAAACAACCTCTACAGTTTAGTTAGCAATGGACAGAAGTCAAAAGTGGTGTATGATTTCCCCCAGTTTAGTACATCTGTGCTTCCTTGGCTGAGTCCTGAACTACTGAGACAG GATTTGTCTGGCTATAACATGAAGTCTGACATTTACAGTGTGGGAATTACAGCATGTGAATTAGCCAATGGACACGTTCCATTTCAAGATATGCCTCGCACTCAG ATGCTGCTGCAAAAGCTGAAAGGTCCCACCTACTGTCCTTGGGATATACATACCTTTCCCCGGGGGGAATCGAGGATGAAGAATTCCCGATCAGGAGTTGATTCCGGAATTGGTGAGAGCATGACACGCACAATGACCAGTGAAAGACTTCAAATGCccttttccaaaacattttcacCTGCTTTCCACAACTTGGTAGAACTTTGCTTACAACAGGACCCTGAGAAAAG GCCATCAGCAAGCAGTTTGCTTTCGCATACGTTCTTCAAACAG ataAAGGAACAAACACAGAATTCACTACTGTCCCTATTACCACCTCCTATTCAAAATAACAGATCAGAGTTCTTGGCACTGCCCTCAACAGCAGTTGGGACTGAACTTGGACGTATTGCTACAAATCAAGATGATACAGACTGGGAATTCTAA
- the STRADB gene encoding STE20-related kinase adapter protein beta isoform X2, translating to MSCLDCSCILRTPVESIRPEELSQSSIHECLADSDLAWIPPSTGKNEMVFCSSNVSHYELQLEIGRRFNNLTSVYLARHTPTDRQVAVRITDLENCSEEHLKALQHPNIMTFWTVFTAGSWLWVISPFMAYGSAKHLLKTYFPEGMSEALIGNILFGAIRGLNYMHQNGYIHRNIKASHILISEDGLVSLSGLNNLYSLVSNGQKSKVVYDFPQFSTSVLPWLSPELLRQDLSGYNMKSDIYSVGITACELANGHVPFQDMPRTQMLLQKLKGPTYCPWDIHTFPRGESRMKNSRSGVDSGIGESMTRTMTSERLQMPFSKTFSPAFHNLVELCLQQDPEKRPSASSLLSHTFFKQIKEQTQNSLLSLLPPPIQNNRSEFLALPSTAVGTELGRIATNQDDTDWEF from the exons ATGTCTTGTTTG GACTGCTCCTGTATTCTGCGTACACCAGTTGAATCAATCAGACCAGAAGAGCTATCACAGAGCAGCATCCATGAATGCCTG GCTGATTCTGATCTAGCCTGGATTCCCCCATCTACAGGAAAGAATGAAATGGTATTTTGCTCTTCTAATGTCTCTCATTATGAACTCCAGCTGGAAATAG GAAGGAGGTTCAACAATTTAACTTCAGTCTACCTTGCACGGCATACACCTACAGACAGGCAAGTTGCTGTAAGGATCACAGACCTTGAAAATTGCTCTGAAGAGCACTTGAAAGCCTTACAG CATCCCAACATAATGACATTTTGGACAGTGTTTACAGCTGGAAGCTGGCTTTGGGTCATCTCCCCATTCATGGCCTATG GTTCAGCTAAACACCTGCTGAAGACTTACTTTCCTGAAGGAATGAGTGAAGCTTTGATAGGAAACATTCTGTTTGGTGCAATCAGAGGATTAAATTACATGCACCAGAATGGATATATTCACAG GAATATTAAAGCAAGCCACATTCTGATTTCAGAGGATGGGCTAGTTTCTCTCTCTGGCTTAAACAACCTCTACAGTTTAGTTAGCAATGGACAGAAGTCAAAAGTGGTGTATGATTTCCCCCAGTTTAGTACATCTGTGCTTCCTTGGCTGAGTCCTGAACTACTGAGACAG GATTTGTCTGGCTATAACATGAAGTCTGACATTTACAGTGTGGGAATTACAGCATGTGAATTAGCCAATGGACACGTTCCATTTCAAGATATGCCTCGCACTCAG ATGCTGCTGCAAAAGCTGAAAGGTCCCACCTACTGTCCTTGGGATATACATACCTTTCCCCGGGGGGAATCGAGGATGAAGAATTCCCGATCAGGAGTTGATTCCGGAATTGGTGAGAGCATGACACGCACAATGACCAGTGAAAGACTTCAAATGCccttttccaaaacattttcacCTGCTTTCCACAACTTGGTAGAACTTTGCTTACAACAGGACCCTGAGAAAAG GCCATCAGCAAGCAGTTTGCTTTCGCATACGTTCTTCAAACAG ataAAGGAACAAACACAGAATTCACTACTGTCCCTATTACCACCTCCTATTCAAAATAACAGATCAGAGTTCTTGGCACTGCCCTCAACAGCAGTTGGGACTGAACTTGGACGTATTGCTACAAATCAAGATGATACAGACTGGGAATTCTAA
- the TMEM237 gene encoding transmembrane protein 237, with protein sequence MLAEADFCLFSFSARLVPFLQCQDEIPLSRPKKRKPKGKTPLDGIVQAAVRRQSESSEPLTPEPPDAPPQRKRKKKKVPADSETSFTQQNVASLFQNGNGMDVPEAEETVIRKQRKRTKKPRPAEVSSNELEVEEEDIIEDEHRKSPDQQPVFAAPTGISQPVSKVFVEKNRRFHAADRAELIKTTENINVLLDVKASWTTRDVALSVHRSFRVLGLFTHGFLAGYAVWNIVVIYILAGNELSMVSNLLEQYKTIAYPAQSLFYFLLSISTVSAFDRIDLAKVSIALRGFLTLDPAALASFLYFAALILSLSQQMTCDRINLYTPPSENGSIWTAGTEAEIVHSWVVVNLVVSVLVGTSWIFLSSRPELDHSEELMFHSEIEEFPHGDVIPRVQP encoded by the exons ATGAAATTCCACTCAGTCGtcctaaaaaaaggaaacccaAAGGAAAGACTCCATTAG ATGGCATTGTGCAAGCAGCAGTTCGTCGGCAGTCTGAAAGCAGTGAGCCCCTGACCCCTGAACCTCCTGATGCCCCTCCTCAGAGGAAGCGCAAGAAGAAGAAAGTACCTGCTG aTTCTGAGACCTCTTTTACCCAGCAGAATGTGGCATCCCTATTCCAGAATGGAAATGGCATGGATGTCCCTGAAGCTGAAGAAACGGTGATCcgcaaacagagaaaaagaacaaa GAAACCTCGGCCAGCCGAAGTGAGCTCCAATGAGCTGGAAGTGGAGGAGGAAGACATCATTGAAGATGAGCACAGAAAGAGCCCAGATCAGCAGCCTGTGTTTGCTGCTCCCACTGGAATTAGTCAGCCTGTTAGCAAAGTGTTTGTTGAAAAAAATC GGCGTTTTCATGCAGCTGACCGCGCAGAATTGAttaaaaccactgaaaatatCAATGTGCTTTTGGACGTGAAGGCTTCGTGGACTACTAGAGATGTTGCCCTCTCAGTGCACCGAAGTTTCAG GGTCTTGGGCCTCTTCACCCATGGCTTCCTTGCTGGTTATGCTGTATGGAACATCGTGGTTATCTACATTTTGGCAGGAAATGAGCTTTCCATGGTTTCTAACCTGCTCGAACAGTATAAGACAATAGCATACCCAGCTCAAAGTTTGTTCTATTTTTTGCTGTCTATAAGTACAGTCTCAGCCTTTGACAG GATTGATCTGGCAAAAGTATCCATTGCACTGAGGGGCTTTCTTACCCTAGACCCAGCAGCACTAGCTTCTTTCT TGTATTTTGCTGCTCTTATCTTATCCTTAAGCCAGCAGATGACATGTGACAGAATCAACCTCTACACACCACCTTCGGAAAATGGCAGTATCTG GACTGCAGGTACAGAGGCAGAAATTGTTCACTCGTGGGTTGTGGTGAATCTTGTAGTGTCTGTTCTAGTTGGGACAAGTTGGATCTTCTTAAGTTCCCGGCCAGAGCTGGACCATAGTGAAG aATTGATGTTTCATTCTGAAATTGAGGAATTTCCTCACGGAGATGTCATACCTAGAGTCCAGCCATAA